CAGCGGCTTCGGCCTCGGCTTCCGCCTGACTGGCTTCTGCCTGAGCCTCGGCGATTTCCTCTTCGCTCTTGGTTTCCACGGCTCCGAGGTCGAGAATGCCCGCAAGGGACATGAGAAATTTCTTCTGCGCTTCGGTAACGCCGAGCATGGCCGTGACGATTTCCTGCGAGACCGGCGTGATGCCGTCCGAGAGCATGTCGAGCAGGGCGATGACCTGCGCGGAGGACAGCTTCATGTGGCTCAGGCCCATCATGTCCATGGCCTCGACCACCTGAGCCTTGCCCTGTTCGGCGTCGAGGATGCGTTTCTCGAATTCCTCAATGCATTCGCGGATGCCGTCGCGCATTCGTTACCTCATTGGCGCTGTTCGCGCCCTTTGAAAAAAGCCTGCTCGTCCTCGAAGGCCGCGATGGTCCTGTCGAAGGCCCATGAGTAGAAGACGTCCTTGCAGGAGGCTGACAGGCAGCAGACGGAGATGTCGAAGATGCCCACCAGTTCGGCGATGGCCTCCCACGAGGAAGAATTGAAGGTCAGCACCTCGCTCATGTCCATGAGGACTGGCGTGCCTGCCCCGGCCTGAATGATGGCGCTGGTGATGGGTTTGCGGTGCGGTTCAAAGTGTACGCGCCGGTCTTTGATGTGAATGACGGTGACGCCGTCCTTTTCCTCCACCTCGACCCCGGCGGCTTCCGGTCCTGCGTCGCCTCCGCCGCCTTCCGTGGCCTCGCGGATGAGCCCCTGAATTCGTTGGGTCTCGCCCTCGTCCGGCTGGCCCGTGTCGCGCAGTTGCTCCAGCACCTGAAAAATCATGTTCACGGCCTCGGAGAGAACCGCGATGTTCGAAGGGTCCGCAGGGACTTCACCGGATTGGACCTTCTTCATGAAGTCTTCGACCTTGTGGGTGAACGATGATGCGTACTCGAACCCGGCCATGAAGCCGGTGACGCCCTTGATGGTGTGCAGGGGGCGCGAAAGGACCTCGATCCCATCCTGTGTCAGGCCGAAATCGAGCTGTTCAAGCCCCTCGACAACCTGAGGGTAGTACTTGTCGTTGACCTCCGAGAAGAACTCGTCGACCATTGCATCGTCTTCACTCATGCCGATCTCCGCGGTTATTCCTTGAGCAGGCCCACTCGTTCGAGTTCCTTGAAGAGCTTTTCCTTGTCCACGGGCTTGACCAGATATCCCGAAGCCTGCCCTTCATGGAAGGATTTGAGAACGGTCTTGGGATCATCCAGCGCCGAGGTCATGATGACCTTGGAACGGGGGCCTTCCTGTTTGCTTTCCATGTCGCGAATGGCTGCAAGCGCTTCGATTCCGTCGATCTCCGGCATCATGATGTCCATGAGCACCAAGTTGTATGGGCGCTTTTCCTCCATGGCGAGTCGGACGGCTTCTATGGCTTCGCGGCCATTGACTACTATGTCCACTTCAAAAAGTGACATAAGGAACGATTTCAAAACCTTGCGGCTAAGAAACTCGTCTTCGACTATCAATGCCCGCATGCTTCCTCCGGTGGTTGGGCGATACTATCTTGGTCTTCGGGTATGATGTCCCGATGGTTAAAATAATGTCAATGACTTATTCTTTATAAATCTATTCTCTTGCCTGACGCGCCGGGACGGGCTATTGAGCCGTCCATGGTTCGCGAAATCACTGATACGAGAAAAAAGCGCGTGGACGAGGTGCTCGCCAGACGCCAGAAGGACCTGACCCTCGTCATGGACAACATCTGGGATCCGCACAACGTTTCGGCCGTGTTGCGCAGCTGCGACGCGTTCGGCGTGAACCGGGTGCATCTTTACTACACCACCGCCAAATGGCCAGAGCTGGGCAAGAAGAGTTCGGCCTCCGCCAAGAAATGGGTGGAGCGTGTGCGTCACGAGGACCACGCAGCCATGATCGGCGACATGCGCGAGCAGGGTTACCAGATCCTGCGCACCGGTTTTTCTCCTACCGCGCGCACGGTGATGGATTTCGACTACACCGGCCCCACGGCAGTGATTCTGAGCAACGAGCACCGCGGCACCGCCCCGGAACTTGCAGAACTGGTGCCGGACGAGGTGTACATCCCCATGCAGGGGATGGTGCAGAGCTTCAACGTCTCCGTGGCTGCCGCCCTTATCCTTTATGAAGCGTTCACGCAGCGTAACGCCAAGGGCATGTACGACAGTCCTTCCTATTCCCCCGAGGAACTGGAGCGATTGCGCAGCGAGTGGTACACCCGCTGAGTTATCTATAATAGCATCCCGCGGGATAATCCCATTACTTTCGATGCAGGAAGGCGCATCCTCATGAACAGCACGCCCGATCAACTTCAGGCTGTGGCCGACGCGCTGCGAAACGGCGGGGTTGCCGTGTACCCCACGGAAACCCTTTATGCCATCGGTTGTCGCGGGGACAGCGAGGAAGCCGTCCGGAACGTATCCCGCCTCAAGGCGCGGCCGGAAGGAAAGCCGCTGCCGCTTCTGGTGGGAAGCATGGACGGTCTTGAAAAGGTCTGCGGCCCCGCGACCGATGTGGCGGCTAGGCTCATGAACACTTTCTGGCCCGGTCCGCTGTCCATCCTGGTTCCGGCCGGGGCACACCTCGCTTCCGGAGTCAGCGACGAACGCGGGCTGACGTCGGTTCGCTGGACCGCTCATCCTGTAGCGGCTCGGTTGAGCGAGATGGTGGGAGCGCCGCTGGTGGCCACAAGCGCCAATCGCAGCGGTCAGCCCCCTGCGGCTCTGCCGGAAGAGTTGGACAAGGAGCTTCTGGCTGGAGCGGATGCATTCTACTCCGGACGACCTTACCCGTCCGGTGGCGCGCCTTCCACTGTGGTGGAAGTTCTGGATGACGGCTCGTTGCGGCTCGTGAGAGTCGGTGCCGTGTCCGGAAGGGCGCTCCTTCAAGAGGGGTTTGCCCTGGAAAGGGAATAGTTACCGTACATGCGGGAGTGCGCCGTGACCTGCAGCGAGAATCCGCCGATAATACTGGTAGTGGAAGACAGCAAGTCCATCCTTCAGGAGTTGCAGCGCAGGATTCCTGAAGAGCTCGGATTCACGGTGGAGGCGGCCGCCGATTTCGCTGGGGCCGAGCGGCTTGTGCAGGACAACCCCGAACGCTTTTATTGCGCAGTTCTCGACCTGAATCTCCCTGATGCGCCTGACGGTGAAATCGTCGATCTGGCACTCAATACGGGAATCCCTGCCGTCGTCTTTACTTCCGGCATGGATGAACAACTGCGCCGGACGGTTCTGGATAAAGGCGTTGCCGACTACATTTTCAAGGACTCCAGAGCAGTCTGCAACCTTGTTCGCTCGCTTGGACGGCTGTGGGCCAATCGCGACTGCAAGGTGTTGGTCTGCGAGGATTCCCGTTCCATGCGCGAACACGTTTCGACCGTACTTCGCAGGCGGATGTTCCAGGTGCTGACAGCCGCGGACGGCAAGGAAGCGCTGGAAGTGCTGGAACGTGAACCCGGCGTGCGGGTGGTGGTCACGGATTTTGCCATGTCCGGCATGGACGGGCTCAGTCTCGTGCGAAAGGTCCGGGAGACCCGCAGCAACGAGCAAGTCGCGCTCATAGGTATTTCCTCCAACGATACCGGCCCGCTTTCCGTCTGGTTTCTCAAGGCCGGGGCCGACGATTTCCTTCGCAAGCCGTTCCTCACTGAAGAGATCATCTGCCGTGTCGAGCAGAACCTTGAGCGCCTTGAGCGGGTTGAAAAACTCAAGGATGTGAACGAGTCCCGGCTTCGTTTCCTTGGTTTCGTGGCGCATGACCTGCGCAACCCCATCAACGGTATCAGAGGCTTTGCCAACCTTCTCAAGGGCGAGCTGACGGATATAGACGGCGAACAGCAGCAGGTGCTGGATATCATCGCCCAGTCCGCCGACAATATGTTGTTGCTGGTGGACGACCTGCTGGGCGTTTCCGCCATTCAGTCTGGCAAGCTGGAGTTGCGGCCCGCGGTCACGGACCTGCGATCCGTAGTGCGTGACAGGGTTACGGCCAACAAGCTCATGGCCAAGCGCAAAAGCATTGGGATTGATCAGGATCTCGAAGAACTTCCCCTTGTCTCTGTGGACGCCGCCCGCATCGGGCAGGTGCTGGACAACCTGCTGTCCAATGCCATCAAGTTTTCCATGCCGGGCACGACGATTTCCGTGAGGCTGGCCCGTTCGGAAGAGGATATTCTGCTTTCCGTTTGCGATCAGGGGCCCGGGATAGATCCGGAAGAGCAGGGAAGGCTTTTCCAAGATTATCACAAGGGCAAGGCCGCCCCGACCGGCGGCGAATCCAGCACGGGACTCGGGCTGTTTATCGTTCAGAGTGTCATCAAGGCACACGGCGGAAGCATCGATGTGGCGTCTGAAAAGGGGGCCGGGGCATGTTTTCATGTTCGGCTGCCGTTCACGCCTGTAGAGGAGTAGAGTTTTTTGAACCCCGATGTGGCGGATATGGCCGTTTCTACGGAACCCTGTTCAATAATTTTTACTGGTAGCCCCCGTGGGTTACCCCGGGGTTGATGGCAGACGGTTTGTTAACATCCTGATTTTGATGTGATAAATTTTTTTTGAAAGGGTTTGTGTCTGATTTGGCACGGCGGTTGCTCTAATCTTTTTACCTTCTTTCTTTTGCTAATGGTTTACGAAAACGGCTCTCCGGGACGGTCCCGGGGAGCTTTTTTCGTTGCATGGGCTGGACAGGCGGAAGCCGGTCGGCAACAATCAAGTGTATTCTCATGAATCGGCAGCAAAAGGAGAGAGACTTGAAGACCAAACCTTGTCCCGAATGTGGCGCTGACGTTCCCATCTACCGTAATCCCGTCCCCACTGTGGATGTTGCTGTGCTCGTGCCCTCACAAGACAGAGGCGTGCCGGGCGTGGTGCTGGTGGAGCGGGCCAATCCGCCACATGGCTGGGCGCTGCCCGGCGGTTTCATCGATTACGGCGAGCCCTGCGAGGCGGCTGCCGTACGCGAACTGGAAGAAGAGACCGGCCTCAAAGCAACGCTGACAGGAATCCTCGGTGTCTATTCCGATCCCTCCCGCGATCCGCGAATGCATACCATGAGCGTGGTCTATACCGCTGTGGCGGATCTGACCGATCTTCAGGCCGGAGACGATGCAGCCAATGCGCGT
The sequence above is drawn from the Desulfovibrio oxyclinae DSM 11498 genome and encodes:
- a CDS encoding NUDIX domain-containing protein; the encoded protein is MNRQQKERDLKTKPCPECGADVPIYRNPVPTVDVAVLVPSQDRGVPGVVLVERANPPHGWALPGGFIDYGEPCEAAAVRELEEETGLKATLTGILGVYSDPSRDPRMHTMSVVYTAVADLTDLQAGDDAANARVFPLDKLPALAFDHPEILADLRAVLDKANPGR
- a CDS encoding L-threonylcarbamoyladenylate synthase, which codes for MNSTPDQLQAVADALRNGGVAVYPTETLYAIGCRGDSEEAVRNVSRLKARPEGKPLPLLVGSMDGLEKVCGPATDVAARLMNTFWPGPLSILVPAGAHLASGVSDERGLTSVRWTAHPVAARLSEMVGAPLVATSANRSGQPPAALPEELDKELLAGADAFYSGRPYPSGGAPSTVVEVLDDGSLRLVRVGAVSGRALLQEGFALERE
- a CDS encoding response regulator; this encodes MRALIVEDEFLSRKVLKSFLMSLFEVDIVVNGREAIEAVRLAMEEKRPYNLVLMDIMMPEIDGIEALAAIRDMESKQEGPRSKVIMTSALDDPKTVLKSFHEGQASGYLVKPVDKEKLFKELERVGLLKE
- a CDS encoding hybrid sensor histidine kinase/response regulator, whose translation is MTCSENPPIILVVEDSKSILQELQRRIPEELGFTVEAAADFAGAERLVQDNPERFYCAVLDLNLPDAPDGEIVDLALNTGIPAVVFTSGMDEQLRRTVLDKGVADYIFKDSRAVCNLVRSLGRLWANRDCKVLVCEDSRSMREHVSTVLRRRMFQVLTAADGKEALEVLEREPGVRVVVTDFAMSGMDGLSLVRKVRETRSNEQVALIGISSNDTGPLSVWFLKAGADDFLRKPFLTEEIICRVEQNLERLERVEKLKDVNESRLRFLGFVAHDLRNPINGIRGFANLLKGELTDIDGEQQQVLDIIAQSADNMLLLVDDLLGVSAIQSGKLELRPAVTDLRSVVRDRVTANKLMAKRKSIGIDQDLEELPLVSVDAARIGQVLDNLLSNAIKFSMPGTTISVRLARSEEDILLSVCDQGPGIDPEEQGRLFQDYHKGKAAPTGGESSTGLGLFIVQSVIKAHGGSIDVASEKGAGACFHVRLPFTPVEE
- a CDS encoding TrmH family RNA methyltransferase, with product MVREITDTRKKRVDEVLARRQKDLTLVMDNIWDPHNVSAVLRSCDAFGVNRVHLYYTTAKWPELGKKSSASAKKWVERVRHEDHAAMIGDMREQGYQILRTGFSPTARTVMDFDYTGPTAVILSNEHRGTAPELAELVPDEVYIPMQGMVQSFNVSVAAALILYEAFTQRNAKGMYDSPSYSPEELERLRSEWYTR
- a CDS encoding Hpt domain-containing protein, encoding MSEDDAMVDEFFSEVNDKYYPQVVEGLEQLDFGLTQDGIEVLSRPLHTIKGVTGFMAGFEYASSFTHKVEDFMKKVQSGEVPADPSNIAVLSEAVNMIFQVLEQLRDTGQPDEGETQRIQGLIREATEGGGGDAGPEAAGVEVEEKDGVTVIHIKDRRVHFEPHRKPITSAIIQAGAGTPVLMDMSEVLTFNSSSWEAIAELVGIFDISVCCLSASCKDVFYSWAFDRTIAAFEDEQAFFKGREQRQ